The proteins below are encoded in one region of Sporosarcina sp. FSL K6-1508:
- a CDS encoding Rha family transcriptional regulator: MDKLLTSSIEITSLDIAEIVGKKHFHIMRDIRNEIDELGDEVGASIFGLTSYADSQNKEQPCYTFGKDGAMQLALKYDAMTRFRVIKRIEELENQSSQQTIPQVSSAELIAMIAQQGLEQERRITVVEEKQDNIVSILSMDVKDWRNQANRIINAIVMKLGGGEYYREVRNESYQLLESRGACNLDIRLENRHSKMALRGSSKTAINKVTKLDVIAEDKKLISVYITVIKELAVKYQLNLAKYQLTETAGV, from the coding sequence ATGGATAAATTACTGACAAGCAGCATTGAAATAACAAGTCTGGATATTGCGGAAATCGTAGGTAAGAAACATTTCCACATCATGCGAGATATTCGCAATGAAATTGATGAATTAGGTGATGAAGTGGGTGCATCCATTTTTGGATTGACCTCATACGCCGATTCTCAAAACAAAGAACAGCCCTGCTACACATTCGGTAAAGATGGCGCTATGCAACTAGCTTTAAAATATGACGCTATGACTAGATTCAGAGTTATTAAGCGTATAGAAGAGTTGGAGAATCAGTCAAGTCAACAGACGATACCGCAAGTTTCGTCTGCGGAGTTAATCGCGATGATCGCACAGCAAGGTTTAGAGCAAGAAAGACGAATAACGGTAGTAGAAGAAAAACAAGACAACATTGTAAGCATTCTTTCAATGGATGTTAAGGACTGGAGAAACCAAGCGAATCGGATCATCAATGCAATCGTAATGAAGCTTGGTGGTGGTGAATATTACCGAGAAGTCCGAAACGAAAGCTATCAACTGCTAGAAAGCCGAGGGGCATGTAATTTAGATATTCGACTTGAAAACAGGCACTCGAAAATGGCGTTAAGAGGATCTTCGAAAACGGCAATCAATAAGGTGACTAAATTGGATGTCATTGCAGAGGATAAAAAGCTTATCAGCGTTTATATAACAGTCATCAAGGAATTGGCGGTTAAGTATCAATTGAATCTAGCGAAATACCAACTAACTGAAACGGCGGGTGTGTAA
- a CDS encoding ImmA/IrrE family metallo-endopeptidase, producing the protein MRYTYNSIEDYVNKMYKSIGVYHSRQLVIKTIADRLGLTIIYAPMESTHYGSVIYLDNRLSDMEQWQDFGHELCHVLWHAGNQLVMPPLHRDYQEWKAFNFCMHVCVPTFMLDNLNFPRDFIGAACLIQETFNVTYEFAEMRLEQWRQQIEGHSFQLKLFQEVMR; encoded by the coding sequence ATGAGATACACATACAATTCAATCGAAGATTATGTAAATAAAATGTATAAATCTATCGGGGTCTACCATTCCAGGCAGCTGGTTATTAAAACAATCGCCGACAGACTAGGATTAACGATCATTTATGCACCGATGGAATCTACGCACTACGGAAGTGTAATCTACTTGGATAATCGGCTCTCGGACATGGAGCAGTGGCAGGATTTCGGGCACGAACTATGTCACGTTTTATGGCATGCCGGTAACCAACTTGTAATGCCGCCTCTACATCGAGATTATCAAGAGTGGAAAGCTTTCAACTTTTGTATGCACGTTTGTGTACCGACATTTATGCTTGATAATCTGAATTTCCCGCGAGACTTTATAGGTGCTGCGTGTCTGATTCAAGAAACATTTAATGTTACGTACGAATTCGCAGAAATGCGATTAGAACAATGGCGCCAACAAATTGAGGGCCATTCGTTTCAATTAAAACTCTTTCAGGAGGTGATGCGATAA
- a CDS encoding tyrosine-type recombinase/integrase, producing MHCKELVKGKKWVCVADGPSHPVTGKRRQVSRSAKGKGEAIKKVEQAVKELESAIVYHKDITVREYSREWYQQYLRRGRKETTNGIREEDATTLNGFMGSLEIKAVTPKGYQNFLNYLFDKGYALNTIKRIHSTGRMIFKKALEDKAIDADPTTNVFIPRKKITVEEIENDTVKDMYLEVEELKLFLVEVDKYVNFVYVALIYLLTFSGMRPGEAAALHKKDVLFESSQVRITKTLQYGKKGENKIIPPKTMTAVRTVDLDKKIMSMLQQLIDYKKEVGYPESEFLFAMSDGHPPTVPLIRNVVKRIAKRAGIKKMMNSYILRHTHISLLAEAGADLPHIMQRVGHKNESTTTEVYLHTTKGVRDSLTSKMSDRFGDLMSSKRNGE from the coding sequence ATGCATTGCAAAGAGTTAGTTAAGGGGAAAAAGTGGGTTTGTGTCGCAGACGGACCATCCCATCCAGTTACAGGGAAAAGGAGACAGGTATCTCGGAGCGCGAAGGGAAAAGGCGAAGCGATTAAGAAGGTGGAGCAAGCCGTTAAAGAGTTGGAGAGCGCCATTGTCTACCACAAGGACATTACTGTCCGTGAGTACTCGAGAGAGTGGTACCAACAGTATCTAAGACGTGGCAGAAAAGAGACTACGAACGGTATCAGAGAGGAGGATGCCACTACGCTGAATGGCTTTATGGGTTCGTTGGAAATAAAAGCCGTTACCCCTAAAGGGTACCAAAACTTTTTAAATTATCTCTTCGACAAAGGGTACGCCCTTAACACGATAAAAAGGATCCACAGTACAGGCCGCATGATATTCAAAAAGGCACTTGAAGATAAAGCGATAGATGCGGATCCAACTACAAATGTGTTTATCCCTCGAAAAAAGATAACTGTTGAAGAAATAGAAAACGACACCGTAAAAGATATGTACTTAGAAGTTGAAGAATTGAAGTTGTTTTTAGTGGAAGTAGACAAATACGTTAACTTTGTTTATGTGGCATTGATTTACTTGCTAACCTTTTCTGGTATGCGTCCTGGCGAAGCTGCTGCACTTCACAAAAAAGATGTCTTGTTTGAATCGTCACAAGTTCGAATTACAAAGACGCTGCAATACGGGAAAAAAGGAGAAAACAAAATCATACCACCTAAGACAATGACAGCCGTCCGTACTGTGGACTTGGATAAAAAAATCATGTCTATGCTACAACAGTTAATTGACTATAAAAAAGAGGTGGGTTATCCTGAAAGCGAATTTCTTTTTGCTATGAGTGATGGTCATCCACCGACAGTACCTTTAATAAGAAATGTAGTTAAACGAATCGCCAAAAGAGCAGGCATAAAGAAAATGATGAACTCTTATATTTTGCGCCATACCCACATAAGTCTATTGGCCGAAGCTGGCGCCGACCTCCCCCACATTATGCAAAGGGTCGGACACAAAAATGAATCGACCACTACTGAAGTATATCTCCACACCACGAAGGGAGTGAGAGATTCGCTTACTTCAAAAATGAGTGATCGATTCGGTGATTTGATGTCGTCGAAGAGAAACGGTGAGTAA
- the resB gene encoding cytochrome c biogenesis protein ResB, producing MSKIKCQCGHENPFGTVLCERCGRPQTEEAKESKLVDMRYEGSSRRSQTYNRSIIDKIWNFFSSVKIGISIIVAVLTTAAIGTIFPQKLYVPVSGEAELAAYYERLYGFAGTIYYKLGFHDMYNSWWFITLIGMLGTSIIIASVDRVIPLYKSLKKQRTKRHPSFMKKQRIYGEGPSEDPDAALVKAEEKLKELRYNVKTENGALLAEKNRFSRWGPYVNHLGLIIFLFGILLRGIPGFYVDETMWIREGETRAIPGAEGYYLESKAFIMENYTKEEADEVFGDALERVGAIAKNYQTDVALYKEEEGDLPGSEELKFEKDYSIVVNKPLKFDGFNVFQMDFRLDELKTMTFQLTEKATEKSLGEFTVDLTNPEREYKLDNGARVVLSDYYPDYDGIEDGEPVSKSPIPNNPAFIFKMVTPAKPDGEMSFVAIKKTLETEVNDYKVNFLGAETRDISGLTIRKDKTLYLLLLGGIIFMIGVSQGSYWNHRRIWIQKVTGNELLVAGHTNKNWFSLKKELDQVKDIANLPSYEDRQDKEANLKDKEVGKE from the coding sequence ATGAGCAAAATCAAATGCCAGTGCGGTCATGAGAATCCATTTGGCACAGTGCTTTGTGAGCGATGTGGTAGACCGCAAACAGAAGAAGCGAAGGAAAGTAAGCTTGTTGACATGCGTTATGAAGGCTCTTCAAGGAGGTCACAGACGTATAACCGGTCAATTATTGATAAGATATGGAATTTCTTCTCGAGCGTAAAAATAGGAATCAGTATAATCGTTGCCGTTCTGACAACTGCTGCTATTGGCACGATTTTTCCGCAGAAACTGTATGTGCCTGTGTCAGGTGAAGCGGAATTGGCAGCTTATTACGAACGACTTTACGGATTTGCAGGCACGATTTATTACAAGTTGGGATTTCATGATATGTATAATAGCTGGTGGTTCATCACACTAATCGGGATGCTGGGAACGTCCATCATCATTGCGAGTGTTGACCGGGTTATCCCGCTTTATAAATCATTGAAAAAGCAACGTACGAAACGGCATCCATCATTTATGAAGAAACAACGAATCTATGGTGAAGGACCATCCGAGGATCCAGACGCTGCACTTGTTAAGGCCGAGGAGAAGCTGAAAGAACTTCGTTACAATGTGAAAACGGAAAATGGAGCATTGCTTGCGGAGAAAAATCGTTTTTCTAGATGGGGTCCTTACGTCAATCACTTAGGTCTTATTATTTTTCTATTCGGCATTTTATTACGTGGTATTCCCGGGTTTTATGTGGATGAAACGATGTGGATCCGCGAAGGTGAAACGCGTGCCATTCCAGGGGCAGAAGGTTATTATCTCGAAAGTAAAGCTTTCATTATGGAAAATTACACAAAAGAGGAAGCTGATGAGGTATTCGGTGATGCTCTTGAACGTGTGGGAGCAATCGCCAAAAACTATCAAACGGATGTCGCTTTGTATAAGGAAGAAGAGGGCGACCTTCCGGGATCTGAAGAGCTGAAATTCGAGAAAGACTACTCAATCGTCGTCAATAAACCGTTGAAATTTGATGGATTTAACGTATTTCAAATGGATTTTCGACTGGATGAATTAAAAACGATGACCTTCCAATTAACCGAAAAAGCAACAGAAAAATCACTTGGAGAGTTTACGGTGGATCTCACTAATCCCGAACGAGAATATAAGCTTGATAATGGAGCCCGTGTTGTTCTGAGTGACTATTATCCGGACTATGACGGGATTGAAGACGGGGAGCCAGTATCGAAATCTCCGATACCGAATAACCCTGCTTTCATCTTTAAAATGGTGACACCGGCTAAGCCAGATGGCGAAATGAGCTTTGTCGCAATCAAAAAGACACTTGAAACAGAAGTCAACGATTATAAAGTGAATTTTCTCGGTGCTGAAACCCGAGATATTTCTGGGCTTACAATACGTAAGGATAAAACATTATATCTCCTTCTATTAGGTGGGATTATCTTCATGATCGGTGTCTCGCAAGGGTCGTATTGGAACCATAGAAGGATCTGGATTCAAAAAGTAACTGGCAATGAATTGCTAGTGGCAGGACATACGAATAAGAACTGGTTTTCCTTGAAAAAAGAGCTGGATCAAGTGAAGGATATTGCGAATTTACCTTCTTATGAAGACAGACAAGACAAGGAAGCTAACTTGAAAGATAAGGAAGTGGGCAAAGAATAA
- a CDS encoding helix-turn-helix domain-containing protein, whose translation MNYGSILKACRERSGLSQSELAFRLFINQSDVSKLENGSKEPSMSTFQKWSTATSSPDVLVAFIAGMDGLTILANVLSTMGSAVTGFINLLI comes from the coding sequence GTGAATTACGGATCAATCTTAAAGGCATGCCGAGAACGGTCAGGGTTAAGCCAATCGGAACTGGCTTTCCGGCTGTTCATCAATCAATCGGATGTGTCTAAACTCGAAAACGGTTCAAAGGAACCGTCAATGTCAACCTTTCAGAAGTGGTCAACGGCGACGTCATCACCGGATGTATTAGTAGCATTCATCGCCGGAATGGACGGGTTGACAATACTAGCAAACGTATTAAGCACGATGGGTAGCGCAGTAACAGGATTTATCAATTTATTAATCTAG
- a CDS encoding DNA-binding protein, which translates to MLTMEFDYEKLAEALLPKLREEMQQIMKDASPMRNLPPLLTRAQLMDLLHIGPTTTSELLKRPGFPVCREIGVLVRTDKLFEWIDRHTQWAEDNTSYFNVG; encoded by the coding sequence ATGCTAACCATGGAATTTGACTACGAAAAACTTGCGGAAGCATTACTTCCAAAGCTTCGTGAAGAAATGCAGCAAATCATGAAAGATGCATCACCGATGCGCAACTTGCCACCATTGCTCACTCGAGCGCAGCTGATGGATTTGTTGCACATTGGTCCAACAACGACTTCGGAGTTACTGAAAAGACCTGGATTCCCTGTTTGTCGAGAAATTGGAGTGTTGGTTCGTACAGACAAACTTTTCGAGTGGATTGATCGCCATACTCAATGGGCGGAAGACAACACGAGTTATTTCAATGTTGGGTGA
- the resA gene encoding thiol-disulfide oxidoreductase ResA: MAKAGKKKTRLIIRTIVLLLLISAVVYTIASKDKVKVLAVGDKAPNFELVDLDGNKHRLSDYKGEGVFLNFWGTWCPPCKKEMPYIERQYNEFEGKGVHVLSVNIAEPRLKVETFRDQYGLTFPIAIDKGKRVMGVYNVGILPATYLINKDGKIEKIITREMTENEIIKFMESIQP; the protein is encoded by the coding sequence ATGGCTAAGGCGGGTAAAAAGAAAACGCGTCTTATTATAAGGACAATCGTCCTGTTACTTCTCATTTCGGCAGTCGTTTATACAATTGCTTCGAAAGATAAAGTAAAAGTGTTGGCAGTCGGTGACAAAGCACCCAATTTTGAACTCGTTGATTTGGATGGCAATAAACATCGGCTATCTGATTATAAAGGTGAGGGTGTCTTCCTGAATTTTTGGGGAACCTGGTGTCCACCTTGTAAAAAAGAAATGCCCTATATTGAAAGACAATACAACGAGTTTGAGGGAAAAGGTGTCCATGTACTGAGCGTTAACATTGCGGAACCGCGGTTAAAAGTTGAGACGTTTAGAGATCAATACGGTCTGACATTCCCGATTGCAATCGATAAAGGTAAACGCGTCATGGGGGTCTATAATGTCGGGATACTTCCGGCTACATACCTCATTAATAAAGATGGCAAAATTGAAAAGATTATAACTAGGGAAATGACCGAAAATGAAATCATTAAATTCATGGAAAGCATTCAACCCTAA
- a CDS encoding response regulator transcription factor, giving the protein MEEKVTLLVVDDEERIRRLLNMYLTREGYEIEEAVDGAEALEKALVNNYDCILLDLMMPEKDGLEVLQELREKKIMTPVIMLTAKGEESDRIIGFESGADDYIVKPFSPREVVLRVKAILKRSVTFPGSSSASTSKDLVVFPQLTIDHDAHRVTADGKEVALTPKEYELLYFLAKSPDKVFDREQLLKEVWHYEFFGDLRTVDTHVKRLREKLSRVSEQAAKMIVTVWGVGYKFEIPNE; this is encoded by the coding sequence GTGGAAGAAAAAGTGACATTGTTAGTTGTTGATGACGAAGAGAGGATTCGTCGTCTGTTAAATATGTATTTAACTCGTGAAGGCTATGAAATTGAAGAAGCGGTTGATGGTGCGGAAGCACTTGAAAAAGCGCTTGTAAATAATTACGATTGTATTTTACTCGATTTAATGATGCCTGAAAAAGACGGACTGGAAGTATTGCAGGAACTGAGAGAAAAGAAAATAATGACACCTGTCATTATGCTGACTGCAAAGGGTGAAGAGTCCGATAGAATTATTGGCTTTGAATCAGGGGCGGATGACTACATAGTGAAACCGTTCAGTCCGCGTGAAGTTGTTTTACGCGTTAAAGCAATTTTAAAAAGATCTGTTACATTCCCAGGCTCATCATCAGCTTCAACATCAAAAGACTTAGTCGTATTTCCACAGCTGACGATTGATCATGACGCACACCGTGTGACTGCGGACGGGAAAGAAGTGGCGCTGACGCCGAAAGAATATGAATTGCTCTATTTCCTAGCGAAATCGCCGGACAAAGTCTTCGACAGAGAGCAATTGTTAAAAGAAGTATGGCATTATGAATTTTTTGGAGATCTTCGGACAGTCGATACGCACGTCAAACGACTTCGTGAAAAGCTGAGCCGTGTCTCTGAGCAGGCTGCAAAAATGATCGTCACTGTTTGGGGAGTCGGCTACAAGTTCGAGATTCCCAATGAATAG
- a CDS encoding D-alanyl-D-alanine carboxypeptidase family protein has product MKRAVIIVLFFSLLVGGGLKEVAASGQAWAVIDADTGRLLDGHNENVRLPIASLTKIWTALTFIESGTQSGDITISPQAASAEGSSLYLKQGETLAADALLHGLMLRSGNDAAQALAEQAGGSLDGFVDLMNEKALIYGLNDTVFTNPSGLHDERHLSTAYETALMLHFAMENDKFRKIAMTKNHSYQGKDQAYSWRNKHRLIHSEPTAIAGKTGFTKAAGRTLATYFEKDGKNIIVVTLNDGDDWNTHKTLANKVFSNFNMVTVARKGAYDILPGVEGELKEPIRLLLKKGEKAQLSNVIRIPRGKNERSTGVWTVSLDNEPLISKEILIKQ; this is encoded by the coding sequence TTGAAACGGGCTGTAATCATTGTCCTTTTTTTCTCGTTACTAGTTGGCGGAGGTTTGAAAGAAGTCGCAGCGTCCGGCCAAGCATGGGCTGTTATTGACGCAGATACGGGTAGACTCTTGGATGGTCATAATGAAAATGTTAGACTGCCGATTGCTAGTCTAACAAAAATCTGGACTGCGTTAACATTCATTGAAAGTGGTACACAGTCTGGAGATATCACTATTTCGCCGCAAGCCGCATCAGCAGAAGGATCATCCCTTTATTTGAAACAAGGGGAGACACTCGCTGCAGACGCGCTACTCCATGGACTTATGCTACGGTCAGGAAATGATGCCGCACAAGCGTTAGCAGAACAGGCAGGCGGCTCGTTGGACGGATTCGTGGACTTGATGAATGAAAAGGCGCTTATATACGGATTGAATGACACTGTCTTTACAAATCCATCGGGTCTGCATGATGAACGTCACTTGTCTACTGCATATGAAACTGCTCTTATGCTCCACTTTGCGATGGAAAACGATAAGTTCCGTAAAATTGCTATGACGAAAAATCATAGTTATCAGGGCAAGGATCAGGCCTATAGCTGGCGGAATAAACACCGCCTCATCCATTCCGAGCCGACCGCGATTGCAGGGAAAACTGGTTTTACAAAAGCTGCTGGAAGGACACTTGCAACTTATTTCGAAAAAGACGGTAAAAACATCATCGTGGTTACATTAAATGATGGGGATGACTGGAATACACATAAAACCTTGGCGAATAAAGTGTTTTCCAACTTCAACATGGTGACGGTTGCAAGAAAAGGGGCTTATGATATTCTTCCCGGCGTAGAAGGAGAACTGAAAGAGCCTATCCGTCTATTACTGAAAAAAGGTGAGAAAGCTCAGTTATCGAATGTCATCCGAATTCCTCGCGGTAAAAATGAGCGGAGTACGGGGGTGTGGACGGTATCTTTAGATAACGAACCACTTATTTCGAAGGAAATACTCATAAAACAATGA
- a CDS encoding pseudouridine synthase: MERLQKVLAQAGVASRRKSETLIVDGKVKVNGVVVTELGTKVSSSDRVEVEGVQLVKETYVYYLLYKPRGIISTVDDEKGRKTVLDLFPQIEQRIFPVGRLDYDTSGVIIMTNDGDFSYLMTHPKFGIKKKYIAKVKGIPDREALRKLEHGIDLEDGKTAPAHVKMQTVDKKAGTALIEITIHEGKNRQVRRMFEAIGCPVQKLRRESFGNITTHGLNAGEARELTKHEVKQLRVLAETGKIG, from the coding sequence ATGGAAAGATTACAGAAGGTGTTAGCACAAGCAGGAGTCGCATCACGCAGAAAATCAGAAACATTGATTGTTGATGGAAAAGTGAAAGTGAACGGGGTAGTTGTAACAGAACTCGGTACAAAAGTATCCAGTTCGGATCGCGTAGAAGTTGAAGGCGTCCAGCTCGTCAAAGAAACTTACGTATATTATCTATTATATAAGCCGCGAGGGATAATTTCGACAGTCGATGACGAGAAAGGAAGGAAAACAGTATTAGACCTGTTTCCGCAAATTGAACAACGGATTTTCCCGGTTGGACGTCTTGACTATGATACGTCTGGCGTGATCATCATGACAAATGATGGTGATTTCTCATACTTGATGACACACCCGAAATTTGGTATTAAGAAAAAGTATATCGCAAAAGTAAAAGGTATTCCTGATCGGGAAGCGCTGCGCAAGCTTGAACATGGAATTGACTTGGAAGACGGCAAAACTGCCCCTGCACATGTGAAAATGCAGACGGTTGATAAGAAAGCCGGCACTGCACTTATCGAAATTACAATTCATGAAGGCAAAAACCGACAAGTACGCCGCATGTTCGAGGCAATCGGGTGCCCTGTCCAAAAGCTTCGTAGAGAATCATTCGGTAATATAACGACGCACGGATTAAATGCCGGAGAAGCACGAGAATTAACAAAACATGAAGTGAAGCAATTACGTGTTCTTGCAGAAACGGGTAAAATAGGCTGA
- a CDS encoding helix-turn-helix domain-containing protein has product MFSVKLKQLRKNKKLTQEDMAQYLGITRQGYAKYENDNSEPSLAMLVKIADMFAVPLDDLLGRTMEATEPADDKSSTYMRLGIPKEDYDLLTSYQHVVLDWAVSQNDFHFKNQSDNVLDMMERLEIIYEYEMARKDK; this is encoded by the coding sequence GTGTTTTCTGTAAAGCTAAAGCAGTTAAGGAAAAATAAGAAACTCACCCAAGAAGATATGGCGCAATATTTAGGGATAACGAGACAAGGTTATGCGAAGTACGAAAACGACAACAGCGAGCCGTCTTTAGCTATGCTTGTAAAAATAGCGGATATGTTCGCCGTTCCTCTTGACGATCTTTTAGGTAGAACAATGGAAGCTACCGAACCCGCTGACGATAAATCATCTACATACATGAGGTTAGGAATTCCGAAAGAAGACTACGATCTACTTACTTCCTACCAACACGTAGTATTAGATTGGGCTGTTTCACAAAATGACTTCCACTTTAAGAATCAAAGCGATAATGTACTAGATATGATGGAAAGATTAGAAATTATTTATGAATACGAAATGGCTAGGAAAGATAAGTAA
- the ccsB gene encoding c-type cytochrome biogenesis protein CcsB, whose protein sequence is MGLASLSSNLLFVSFIAYLVATLFFGGAVKGAKSEASYKNNRWGKIAITITVIGFITHVGYFITRWMASGHAPVSNMFEFTTAFGMMLVGAFILLFYLYRTPSLGLFALPIAIIIIGYASMFPKEITPLIPALKSYWLTVHVITAALGESILAISAVAGLIYLLKNIDMTKKSKQRFWLEAVIFTLILVIGFVLSSTTFKLTGYEAEFTYIDKNEQSAKIEYNYPPLFGMSGYESLTPDAMTPWAEMPPIVNAKTLTTFVWSVASGIVLYLILRLIFRRPIAALLQPFAKKANSQLMDEIGYRAVMIGFPVFTLGALIFAMIWAHEAWSRFWGWDPKEVWALITWLFYAAFLHLRLSRGWEGEKSAWLAVIGFVIIMFNLIAVNLIIAGLHSYA, encoded by the coding sequence ATGGGACTAGCATCGTTAAGCTCTAATCTGCTTTTTGTTTCGTTTATCGCCTACCTTGTTGCGACACTATTTTTTGGCGGTGCGGTGAAAGGCGCTAAATCTGAAGCATCTTATAAAAATAACCGTTGGGGGAAAATTGCGATTACCATAACGGTCATCGGATTCATTACCCATGTCGGCTATTTCATAACACGCTGGATGGCATCAGGCCATGCACCAGTAAGTAATATGTTCGAATTTACGACAGCATTTGGGATGATGCTTGTAGGAGCATTCATTCTACTGTTTTACTTATATAGAACACCATCACTCGGCTTGTTTGCTCTGCCGATTGCGATTATTATTATCGGCTATGCAAGTATGTTCCCGAAGGAAATCACACCACTTATACCGGCTCTGAAAAGTTACTGGTTAACAGTTCATGTAATTACAGCCGCACTTGGTGAATCGATTCTCGCGATTAGTGCTGTAGCGGGACTTATCTACTTATTGAAGAATATTGACATGACAAAAAAGTCGAAACAGCGTTTCTGGCTAGAGGCGGTTATTTTCACGCTTATTCTAGTAATCGGTTTTGTATTATCTTCGACAACGTTTAAATTAACAGGCTATGAAGCAGAATTTACTTATATCGATAAAAATGAACAGTCTGCAAAAATTGAGTACAATTATCCTCCGCTTTTCGGAATGTCTGGCTATGAATCGCTAACACCGGACGCGATGACACCATGGGCTGAAATGCCACCAATCGTCAATGCGAAGACGTTGACAACGTTCGTCTGGTCAGTTGCAAGCGGGATTGTTCTTTACTTGATTCTTAGGCTCATTTTCCGTCGTCCAATTGCGGCGTTACTGCAACCTTTTGCTAAAAAAGCGAATTCACAGTTGATGGACGAAATTGGATACCGCGCAGTTATGATTGGTTTCCCGGTATTTACACTGGGCGCACTCATTTTTGCTATGATCTGGGCGCATGAAGCTTGGTCCAGGTTCTGGGGATGGGATCCAAAGGAAGTTTGGGCTCTTATCACTTGGTTATTCTATGCTGCATTCCTTCACTTGCGTTTATCACGTGGTTGGGAAGGCGAAAAATCAGCGTGGCTTGCGGTTATCGGTTTTGTCATTATCATGTTTAATTTGATTGCCGTGAACTTGATTATCGCAGGATTGCATTCCTACGCTTAA
- the scpB gene encoding SMC-Scp complex subunit ScpB: protein MEIEDRLPGMIESFLFIVGDEGLTVKQLISLTECKESEVAEAIDVLRISYEQRKASGITLKQFGGALRLVTKTEFAEDIKRLLENPSPKSMTQASLEVLAIIAYRQPVTRVEIDDLRGVKSEGPVNTLIAKGLIMEKGRSEGSGRAILYGTTDLFLDRFGLESLDGLPPLSQEEEGETIETDLFMTQFQEAFAIENDGGGNLS from the coding sequence ATGGAAATTGAAGATCGTTTGCCCGGGATGATTGAAAGTTTTTTATTCATAGTGGGGGATGAAGGATTGACCGTTAAGCAGTTAATATCCCTGACTGAATGTAAAGAATCTGAAGTGGCAGAGGCAATTGATGTGTTGCGCATAAGTTATGAACAACGCAAAGCGAGTGGTATAACGCTGAAACAATTCGGAGGAGCGCTACGACTAGTAACGAAGACGGAATTTGCAGAAGATATTAAACGATTGTTGGAAAATCCGTCCCCGAAATCCATGACACAAGCTTCCCTTGAAGTACTTGCGATTATCGCTTATAGACAACCTGTAACGCGTGTTGAAATTGATGATCTCAGGGGTGTTAAATCAGAAGGACCAGTTAACACGCTGATTGCCAAAGGGCTCATAATGGAAAAAGGACGCTCTGAAGGAAGTGGACGAGCAATTTTGTATGGCACGACGGATTTATTCCTTGACCGTTTCGGATTGGAGTCACTGGATGGATTACCACCCCTTTCACAGGAAGAGGAGGGGGAAACGATTGAAACTGATTTGTTCATGACACAATTCCAAGAAGCGTTTGCGATAGAAAATGATGGAGGAGGAAACCTTTCTTGA
- a CDS encoding helix-turn-helix transcriptional regulator encodes MMSKDLQATLIDKRNILGFSHQDVADHANITRQFYGMIENGERRPSVEVAKKIGSFLGLDWTIFFEVKCNLELQKRAVV; translated from the coding sequence ATGATGTCCAAAGACTTACAAGCCACACTTATTGACAAGAGAAATATTCTTGGTTTTTCACACCAAGACGTTGCGGATCACGCAAACATTACTAGACAATTTTACGGCATGATTGAAAATGGGGAGAGAAGGCCATCGGTAGAAGTGGCCAAAAAAATCGGTTCATTTCTAGGGTTGGATTGGACCATTTTTTTTGAGGTAAAATGCAACCTTGAGTTGCAAAAAAGAGCGGTCGTTTAA